In Nonomuraea muscovyensis, the following proteins share a genomic window:
- a CDS encoding NAD-dependent malic enzyme produces the protein MATVPSVSYSITVRLEVPAGGKAVSQLTHAVESAGGVVTALDVTNAGHEKLRIDVTCAARDTDHAQAIVDQLEAVEGVVIHKVSDRTFLMHLGGKIEMVSKVPLRNRDELSMAYTPGVARVSMAIARNKEDARRLTIKRNTVAVVTDGSAVLGLGNIGPEAALPVMEGKAALFKRFAGIDAWPICLDTQDVDEIVRTVQLIAPGFGGINLEDISAPRCFEVERRLRELLDIPVFHDDQHGTAICVLAALTNALRVVGKPIENVKITMAGAGAAGNAVLRLLLAAGARNVVVCDYLGAVHKGRGDLDESLLWIAEHTNAEGYSGDLRGAVKGADVFVGVSAPGILSGDDIATMAPDAVVFALANPEPEVSPDDAREHAAVVATGRSDYPNQINNVLAFPGVFRGLLDAQATEVSQEMLLAAAGALAAVVTPEELGPNYIIPSVFHPDVATAVAAAVRESAGGRARGFTEA, from the coding sequence GTGGCGACCGTCCCGAGTGTGTCGTACTCCATAACCGTGCGGCTCGAGGTGCCGGCCGGCGGCAAGGCCGTCAGCCAGCTCACCCACGCCGTAGAGTCGGCGGGGGGCGTGGTCACCGCCCTCGACGTCACCAACGCGGGCCACGAGAAGCTGCGCATCGACGTCACCTGCGCGGCCAGGGACACCGACCACGCGCAGGCGATCGTCGACCAGCTGGAGGCGGTCGAGGGCGTCGTCATCCACAAGGTCTCCGACCGCACCTTCCTCATGCACCTCGGCGGCAAGATCGAGATGGTGTCGAAGGTGCCGCTGCGCAACCGTGACGAGCTGTCCATGGCCTACACGCCGGGCGTGGCCCGCGTGTCGATGGCGATCGCCCGCAACAAGGAGGACGCGCGCCGGCTGACCATCAAGCGCAACACGGTCGCCGTGGTCACCGACGGCTCGGCCGTGCTGGGCCTCGGCAACATCGGGCCGGAGGCCGCGCTGCCGGTGATGGAGGGCAAGGCGGCGCTGTTCAAACGCTTCGCGGGCATCGACGCCTGGCCCATCTGCCTCGACACGCAGGACGTCGACGAGATCGTCCGCACCGTCCAGCTCATCGCCCCCGGCTTCGGCGGCATCAACCTGGAGGACATCTCCGCGCCGCGCTGCTTCGAGGTGGAGCGCCGGCTGCGCGAGCTGCTCGACATCCCGGTCTTCCACGACGACCAGCACGGCACCGCCATCTGCGTGCTGGCCGCCCTCACCAACGCGCTGCGCGTCGTCGGCAAGCCCATCGAGAACGTGAAGATCACCATGGCCGGCGCGGGCGCGGCCGGCAACGCGGTGCTGCGCCTGCTGCTCGCGGCGGGCGCGCGCAACGTCGTGGTCTGCGACTACCTCGGCGCCGTGCACAAGGGCCGCGGCGACCTCGACGAGTCGCTGCTCTGGATCGCCGAACACACCAACGCCGAGGGCTACTCGGGCGACCTGCGGGGCGCGGTCAAGGGCGCCGACGTGTTCGTGGGGGTCTCGGCGCCGGGCATCCTGTCGGGCGACGACATCGCCACGATGGCGCCCGACGCGGTGGTGTTCGCGCTGGCCAACCCCGAGCCCGAGGTCTCGCCCGACGACGCCCGCGAGCACGCGGCGGTCGTGGCCACCGGCCGCTCCGACTACCCCAACCAGATCAACAACGTGCTGGCCTTCCCGGGTGTCTTCCGCGGCCTGCTGGACGCCCAGGCGACGGAGGTCTCGCAGGAGATGCTGCTGGCCGCCGCGGGCGCCCTGGCCGCCGTGGTCACGCCGGAGGAGCTCGGCCCCAACTACATCATCCCGAGCGTCTTCCACCCTGATGTGGCCACCGCCGTCGCCGCCGCCGTCCGCGAGTCCGCCGGAGGCCGCGCCCGCGGCTTCACCGAGGCATAG
- a CDS encoding tetratricopeptide repeat protein, with product MADFSRPGSLYGAIDLGARKQALEAQARREAAGPQAAASVVEVTEETFTSDVVERSMTVPVVLDLWSPRAPGSAQLSPVLEKVVGDLGGRALLARVNVDASPQIAQALRVQAVPTVLAIFQGQAVTGFQQVLPEQEVRRWLDELMGAVEQFYEANPAARPQEAEEQAAPAGPPADPDLVAAEQAIDKGDLDAAAAAYERLLARSPGDEDAKMGLAGVNLIKRTESVDPAEVQRRLADPADIDAQLLAADLQMLSGAVDEAFERVVGVVKRTSGDERDKARRHLLGLFDTLPSDDPSLAKARRALASALF from the coding sequence ATGGCGGACTTCTCACGGCCCGGGTCGCTCTACGGAGCGATCGATCTGGGCGCGCGTAAGCAGGCTCTGGAAGCGCAGGCCCGGCGCGAGGCCGCAGGGCCGCAGGCGGCGGCCTCGGTGGTCGAGGTGACCGAGGAGACGTTCACGAGCGACGTCGTCGAGCGTTCGATGACCGTGCCGGTCGTGCTCGACCTGTGGTCGCCGCGGGCGCCCGGCAGCGCCCAGCTCAGCCCCGTTCTGGAGAAAGTCGTCGGCGACCTGGGCGGCCGGGCCCTGCTGGCCCGGGTCAACGTGGACGCCAGCCCGCAGATCGCCCAGGCGCTGCGCGTGCAGGCGGTGCCGACCGTGCTGGCGATCTTCCAGGGGCAGGCCGTCACCGGCTTCCAGCAGGTGCTGCCCGAGCAGGAGGTGCGCCGCTGGCTCGACGAGCTGATGGGCGCGGTCGAGCAGTTCTACGAGGCCAACCCCGCGGCGAGGCCCCAGGAGGCCGAGGAGCAGGCGGCGCCCGCCGGCCCGCCGGCCGATCCCGACCTGGTTGCGGCCGAGCAGGCCATCGACAAGGGCGACCTCGACGCCGCGGCGGCCGCCTACGAGCGGCTGCTCGCCCGCTCGCCGGGCGACGAGGACGCCAAGATGGGCCTGGCCGGCGTCAACCTCATCAAGCGCACCGAAAGCGTCGATCCGGCAGAGGTGCAGCGCCGCCTGGCCGATCCGGCCGACATCGACGCCCAGTTGCTCGCGGCCGACCTGCAGATGCTGTCGGGCGCCGTCGACGAGGCGTTCGAGCGGGTCGTCGGCGTGGTCAAGCGCACCTCGGGCGACGAGCGCGACAAGGCCAGGCGTCACCTGCTCGGCCTGTTCGACACGCTGCCCTCCGACGACCCCTCCCTGGCCAAGGCGCGTAGGGCGCTGGCGAGCGCGCTGTTCTAA
- a CDS encoding TetR family transcriptional regulator produces the protein MGLRERKKEKTRLAILDAALDLFLEQGYDSTTVEQIAGSVEISPRTFFRYFAGKDHLALWFHDQGEEIMLDTLRARPADEPAFTSLMHALRAVLSDMQDSTPEDTARFLKLRRLLDGHPHLVGLSVARGADTERRLAAEIAARRGVDVDTDRFSHLVVAFAMSTMRIGFECPKPAVEDVREIAGRLEETILLAQSLLRPDLHD, from the coding sequence GTGGGGCTTCGGGAACGCAAGAAGGAGAAGACGCGGCTGGCGATCCTCGACGCCGCGCTCGACCTGTTCCTCGAACAAGGGTACGACTCGACCACCGTGGAGCAGATCGCGGGGTCGGTCGAGATCTCCCCGCGCACCTTCTTCCGTTACTTCGCCGGCAAGGACCATCTCGCGCTGTGGTTCCACGACCAGGGCGAGGAGATCATGCTCGACACCCTGCGGGCCCGGCCGGCCGACGAGCCCGCGTTCACCTCGCTGATGCACGCGTTGCGGGCGGTGCTCAGCGACATGCAGGACTCAACCCCGGAGGACACCGCCAGATTCCTCAAACTGCGCCGCCTTCTCGACGGGCACCCGCACCTGGTGGGCCTGTCGGTGGCGCGGGGCGCCGACACCGAGCGCCGCCTGGCCGCCGAGATAGCCGCCCGCAGGGGCGTCGACGTGGACACCGACCGGTTCAGCCACCTTGTCGTCGCGTTCGCGATGTCCACGATGCGGATCGGCTTCGAGTGCCCGAAGCCGGCGGTGGAGGACGTCCGGGAGATCGCGGGCCGCCTGGAGGAGACGATCCTCCTGGCGCAGAGCCTGCTCCGCCCCGACCTGCACGACTAG
- a CDS encoding TetR/AcrR family transcriptional regulator, producing the protein MEQESRLAGTVRPGGRTARVRAAVLEATQDELVERGFHGLSMDQVAARAGVGKTTVYRRWGSPAGLVADLMTELAEQSSPHADTGSVEGDLRANAVGVLAAVTDPRLGATFQAVIAAATCDDDAAGALHAFYGRRVREWAKAVDLAVKRGELPAGTDGEEVIRAVSAPLYYRLLVTREPVDAAVAERAALRTLAAARAGAFVTGALPSGSGPEGAAADGAGQADQR; encoded by the coding sequence ATGGAACAGGAGTCCCGTTTGGCTGGAACGGTGCGCCCGGGAGGCCGGACGGCGAGGGTGCGCGCGGCCGTGCTGGAGGCGACCCAGGACGAACTGGTGGAGCGCGGGTTCCACGGCCTGTCGATGGACCAGGTGGCGGCCCGGGCGGGCGTGGGCAAGACGACCGTCTACCGGCGCTGGGGCAGCCCCGCCGGCCTGGTCGCCGACCTCATGACCGAGCTGGCCGAGCAGTCGTCCCCGCACGCCGACACGGGCTCGGTCGAGGGCGACCTGCGGGCCAACGCCGTCGGCGTGCTGGCCGCCGTGACCGACCCGCGCCTCGGGGCGACGTTCCAGGCCGTCATCGCGGCGGCCACCTGCGACGACGACGCCGCGGGCGCGCTGCACGCCTTCTACGGCCGGCGCGTCAGGGAGTGGGCGAAGGCCGTCGACCTGGCGGTGAAACGGGGGGAGCTGCCCGCGGGCACCGACGGCGAGGAGGTGATCAGAGCGGTCTCGGCGCCGCTCTACTACCGGCTGCTGGTCACGCGCGAGCCGGTGGACGCGGCCGTCGCCGAGCGGGCCGCGCTGCGCACGCTGGCCGCCGCCCGAGCCGGAGCCTTCGTCACCGGCGCCCTCCCATCCGGCTCTGGGCCGGAGGGCGCCGCAGCGGACGGGGCGGGGCAGGCGGATCAGCGGTAG
- a CDS encoding SseB family protein, with protein sequence MHVATSFEQELGSAHARGDLATCLALLRTAALACPISDEAAAGETPVAWPTFSDAERTWLVAFTSPEAMGEVARHFRAVTLPELAAGWPDPRWGLAVNPGRPVCFYLEPGTVARLAVPTLLEDVVLEPDSGIPIMQKLLRPYDILELLSTAEPRVSGYCHHALDVAHLTTPAELVEALVRDEALTRDGTVNILRWPAVGLSLYRTPYGGTDEESMKAVAGWVIEEPPFVGMGLVPNVNETIREYKIDGILLPYGAEIVELGTDGRERLRAQFDADRGKWLVDEES encoded by the coding sequence ATGCACGTCGCGACCTCGTTCGAGCAGGAACTCGGCTCGGCACACGCCCGCGGCGACCTGGCCACCTGCTTGGCCCTGCTGCGCACCGCCGCCCTCGCCTGCCCGATCAGCGACGAGGCCGCGGCGGGTGAGACGCCGGTGGCCTGGCCCACGTTCAGCGACGCCGAGCGCACGTGGCTGGTCGCCTTCACCTCACCGGAGGCGATGGGCGAGGTGGCCCGACACTTCCGGGCCGTGACCCTGCCGGAGCTGGCGGCCGGCTGGCCGGACCCCCGCTGGGGGCTGGCCGTCAATCCGGGCCGGCCGGTCTGCTTCTACCTGGAGCCGGGGACGGTGGCGCGGCTCGCCGTGCCGACACTGCTGGAGGACGTGGTGTTGGAGCCGGACTCCGGGATCCCGATCATGCAGAAGCTGCTCCGCCCGTACGACATCCTGGAGCTGCTGAGCACGGCTGAGCCGCGGGTGTCCGGCTACTGCCACCACGCGCTGGACGTGGCGCACCTCACGACGCCGGCCGAGCTGGTGGAGGCGCTGGTCAGGGACGAGGCGCTGACCCGTGACGGCACCGTGAACATCCTGCGCTGGCCGGCCGTGGGGCTGTCCCTGTATCGCACGCCCTACGGCGGCACGGACGAAGAGAGCATGAAGGCCGTGGCCGGATGGGTCATCGAGGAGCCGCCGTTCGTCGGGATGGGCCTCGTGCCCAACGTGAACGAGACGATCAGGGAGTACAAGATCGACGGCATTCTGCTGCCGTACGGGGCGGAGATCGTGGAGCTGGGCACGGACGGCAGGGAGCGGCTGCGCGCGCAGTTCGACGCCGATCGCGG
- a CDS encoding YqgE/AlgH family protein yields MAEAIYVGGLLVATPLLDDPNFRRSVVLVLEHDSEGGTLGVVLNRPSEISVTQVLPVWDPLVTGPSVLFQGGPVQTDSALALAAVPSGEEPLGWRRLHAGTPAVSRLGTVDLDAPPEILQGEISQMRIFAGYAGWTAGQLESEIAEGAWYVVDSEAGDTFHADPGALWRHVLRRQRGELAFVANCPDDPTMN; encoded by the coding sequence ATGGCGGAAGCGATCTACGTCGGCGGTTTGCTGGTGGCCACGCCGCTGCTCGACGACCCCAACTTCCGGCGTAGCGTCGTGCTGGTCCTCGAGCACGACAGCGAGGGCGGCACCCTGGGCGTGGTGCTCAACCGGCCGAGCGAGATCTCGGTGACGCAGGTGCTGCCGGTGTGGGACCCGCTGGTGACCGGCCCCTCGGTGCTGTTCCAGGGCGGGCCCGTGCAGACCGACAGCGCGCTGGCCCTCGCGGCCGTGCCGAGCGGCGAGGAGCCGCTGGGCTGGCGCAGACTGCACGCGGGCACGCCGGCCGTGTCCCGGCTCGGCACCGTCGACCTCGACGCGCCGCCCGAGATCCTCCAGGGCGAGATCTCGCAGATGCGGATCTTCGCCGGCTACGCGGGCTGGACGGCCGGGCAACTGGAGAGCGAGATCGCCGAGGGCGCGTGGTACGTCGTCGACTCGGAGGCCGGCGACACCTTCCACGCCGACCCGGGCGCGCTCTGGCGCCACGTGCTGCGGCGCCAGCGGGGTGAGCTGGCGTTCGTGGCCAACTGCCCCGACGACCCGACCATGAACTGA
- a CDS encoding MFS transporter, with amino-acid sequence MTTIADRVPARMTGRQRLVLVLLLGSQFMLAVDFSILNVALPVIGTGLGFALADLQWVATAFALAAAGFTLLAGRVADLFGRRRLFLAGMALLGLSSLAGGLADSPSLLLAARVAQGLATAVVTPAGLSLLTTSFEEGPLRARALGLNGALMSAGFTSGAILGGLLTDLLSWRWAFFINVPVALAVLVATPAVLAESRPADRPRMDVPGAVAVTGGLLALVFGLSRAGEHGFADPVGLGALAASVVLFVVFRAVERRAVSPLVPLRVLARPTVKWGNLAGLVAFATETSLVFLLTLYLQKVLGYTALATGLALGVLGLGTVLGGVVAPRVLTRMGLGRALTAGFALQAVSTASLALLGAEPGWIWLLLAATFAGGVGNMVAIVAFMVTATSGLPDSEQGLATGLATMTQQVGITMGIPVMSAVVTAAMGAAGAGAGLAAGMGADMVLRGVIVAVVVNAALTLAATFIRPHR; translated from the coding sequence GTGACCACGATCGCAGACCGCGTTCCCGCGCGGATGACCGGACGGCAACGGCTGGTCCTCGTGCTGCTGCTGGGCTCGCAGTTCATGCTCGCCGTCGACTTCTCGATCCTGAACGTCGCCCTGCCCGTCATCGGGACCGGCCTCGGGTTCGCGCTGGCCGACCTGCAGTGGGTGGCGACCGCGTTCGCGCTGGCCGCCGCCGGGTTCACCCTGCTGGCGGGCAGGGTCGCCGACCTGTTCGGGCGGCGCAGGCTGTTCCTCGCCGGGATGGCGCTGCTCGGACTGTCCTCGCTGGCGGGCGGGCTGGCGGACTCACCGTCGCTGCTGCTGGCCGCCCGCGTCGCGCAGGGGCTGGCCACCGCCGTCGTGACGCCCGCCGGGCTGTCGCTGCTGACCACGTCGTTCGAGGAGGGGCCGCTGCGGGCTCGGGCGCTCGGGCTGAACGGCGCGCTGATGTCGGCCGGGTTCACCTCCGGCGCGATCCTCGGCGGACTGCTGACCGACCTGCTGAGCTGGCGCTGGGCCTTCTTCATCAACGTGCCGGTGGCGCTGGCGGTGCTGGTCGCCACGCCCGCGGTGCTCGCCGAGAGCCGCCCGGCGGACCGTCCGAGGATGGACGTGCCGGGCGCGGTGGCCGTGACCGGAGGGCTGCTGGCGCTGGTGTTCGGGCTCAGCCGGGCCGGGGAGCACGGTTTCGCCGACCCGGTCGGGCTCGGGGCGCTGGCCGCGTCGGTGGTGCTGTTCGTGGTGTTCCGGGCGGTGGAACGGCGGGCCGTCTCGCCGCTGGTGCCGCTGCGGGTCCTGGCCCGGCCCACCGTGAAGTGGGGCAATCTGGCCGGGCTGGTGGCGTTCGCGACGGAGACGTCGCTGGTCTTCCTCCTGACCCTCTACCTGCAGAAGGTGCTCGGCTACACGGCCCTGGCGACCGGCCTGGCGTTGGGGGTGCTCGGGCTCGGCACGGTCCTCGGCGGCGTCGTCGCACCCCGGGTGCTGACCCGGATGGGCCTAGGACGGGCGTTGACGGCCGGCTTCGCCCTCCAGGCCGTGTCCACGGCGTCGCTGGCGCTCCTCGGCGCCGAACCGGGCTGGATCTGGCTCCTGCTGGCGGCCACGTTCGCGGGCGGCGTGGGGAACATGGTGGCGATCGTGGCCTTCATGGTGACGGCCACCTCCGGGCTGCCGGACTCCGAGCAGGGGCTCGCCACCGGGCTCGCCACGATGACGCAGCAGGTGGGCATCACGATGGGCATCCCGGTCATGAGCGCCGTCGTCACCGCCGCCATGGGAGCGGCCGGCGCGGGGGCGGGCCTGGCGGCGGGCATGGGCGCGGACATGGTGCTGCGGGGGGTGATCGTGGCGGTCGTGGTCAACGCGGCGCTGACGCTCGCCGCCACCTTCATCCGCCCCCACCGCTGA
- a CDS encoding cytidylate kinase-like family protein has translation MRVVTISATYGTAGSHIGPAVAAQLGVPFVDRAIPSAVSQELGCTLEEALAHDDRAEHGLGRLLAGAMRLPTVTFGGVDLYVPGAMPLAPEEFVRRTERILLETARVQGGVFLGRAGAVVLADHPGALHVRLDAPLRRRVLQTATLGGIGEREARKIVEGSDRARAAYVRHFYRLDPADPGLYHLVIDSTTIPVPTCVDLIVSASESLD, from the coding sequence GTGCGGGTCGTCACGATCTCGGCGACATACGGCACGGCCGGCAGCCACATCGGCCCGGCCGTGGCCGCGCAGCTCGGCGTGCCGTTCGTCGACCGGGCGATCCCCAGCGCCGTCTCCCAGGAGCTCGGCTGCACCCTGGAGGAGGCGCTGGCCCACGACGACCGGGCCGAGCACGGCCTCGGCAGGCTGCTGGCCGGCGCGATGCGCCTGCCCACGGTCACCTTCGGCGGCGTGGACCTGTACGTTCCCGGCGCGATGCCGCTGGCGCCGGAGGAGTTCGTCCGCCGCACCGAGCGCATCCTGCTGGAGACGGCCCGCGTGCAGGGCGGCGTCTTCCTGGGCCGGGCCGGAGCCGTCGTGCTGGCCGACCACCCCGGCGCCCTGCACGTCCGGCTCGACGCGCCGCTGCGGCGGCGGGTGCTGCAGACCGCCACGCTCGGCGGCATCGGCGAGCGCGAGGCCCGCAAGATCGTCGAGGGTTCCGACCGCGCCCGCGCCGCCTACGTGCGCCACTTCTACCGCCTCGACCCTGCCGACCCGGGGCTCTACCACCTGGTGATCGACAGCACGACCATTCCCGTGCCGACCTGCGTGGACCTGATCGTCTCCGCCTCTGAGTCACTGGACTGA
- a CDS encoding MFS transporter: MANVKTADAPSPQGPGQPASGGNPWLVLLAVSLGVIMVMLDGTVVGIANPVIQKDLGASLADLQWVTSGYLLALAVFLITAGKLGDLFGHKRVFLIGVGGFAVSSVGIGLSQQLADVIPGVSPVGALIGLRVLQGLFGALLQPAALALLRGAFPGEKLNQAMGAWGAIIGLSSAAGPIVGGVLVEKVNWQSVFFINAPVGIVALLMGVFLIKENRAKTLAKIDWPGVVLLSGAMFALVWSIIKAPEWGWGDTKTVGFLAGFAVLIAGFIFWQSKARQPLVPLSLFRNVSISIGTVLMMMVAFAMFGAMFFLGFFFQGVHGLSPLEAGLRMLPMSAGMIVASPLAGMLIGKLGPKITMAIGLVITAAAMFLMSQLSIDASFLESAIPFVLLAFGLSPVFVGATEIIVGNAPIELSGVAGGLQQSAMQVGGALGTAILGAIMAAEISSKLPGYLGPAAEGIPAAQMSLLEKAAAFGGLPADTPQQLKAMVGPAVNSAFMDGMHLAFLVSTGIALLTAALTLFVKAGRKTEGAPVHAG; encoded by the coding sequence GTGGCTAACGTGAAGACGGCCGACGCGCCGTCGCCGCAGGGACCAGGCCAACCGGCGTCCGGGGGCAATCCGTGGCTGGTGCTGCTGGCGGTCAGCCTCGGCGTCATCATGGTGATGCTCGACGGCACCGTGGTCGGCATCGCCAACCCGGTGATCCAGAAGGACCTGGGGGCGTCGCTGGCCGACCTGCAGTGGGTGACCAGCGGCTACCTGCTGGCGTTGGCGGTGTTCCTCATCACCGCCGGCAAGCTGGGCGACCTGTTCGGGCACAAGCGGGTGTTCCTGATCGGCGTCGGGGGCTTCGCGGTGTCGTCGGTGGGCATCGGGCTCAGCCAGCAACTGGCCGACGTGATCCCGGGCGTGTCGCCGGTGGGCGCCCTGATCGGGCTGCGCGTGCTGCAGGGCCTGTTCGGCGCGCTGCTCCAGCCGGCCGCCCTGGCGCTGCTGCGTGGCGCGTTCCCCGGTGAGAAGCTCAACCAGGCGATGGGCGCGTGGGGTGCCATCATCGGCCTGTCCAGCGCCGCGGGCCCGATCGTGGGCGGCGTGCTCGTCGAGAAGGTGAACTGGCAGTCCGTCTTCTTCATCAACGCCCCGGTCGGCATCGTGGCCCTGCTGATGGGTGTGTTCCTCATCAAGGAGAACCGCGCGAAGACGCTGGCCAAGATCGACTGGCCCGGTGTGGTGCTCCTGTCGGGTGCGATGTTCGCCCTGGTCTGGTCGATCATCAAGGCCCCCGAGTGGGGCTGGGGCGACACCAAGACGGTCGGCTTCCTGGCCGGCTTCGCCGTGCTGATCGCCGGGTTCATCTTCTGGCAGTCCAAGGCCAGGCAGCCGCTGGTGCCGCTGTCGCTGTTCAGGAACGTGTCGATCTCCATCGGCACCGTGCTGATGATGATGGTCGCGTTCGCGATGTTCGGCGCGATGTTCTTCCTCGGCTTCTTCTTCCAGGGCGTCCACGGACTGAGCCCGCTCGAGGCCGGTCTGCGCATGCTGCCGATGAGCGCCGGCATGATCGTGGCCTCGCCGTTGGCCGGCATGCTGATCGGCAAACTCGGCCCCAAGATCACGATGGCGATCGGCCTGGTGATCACGGCGGCCGCGATGTTCCTCATGTCGCAGCTCAGCATCGACGCCTCGTTCCTGGAGAGCGCCATCCCGTTCGTGCTGCTCGCCTTCGGCCTCTCGCCGGTGTTCGTCGGCGCCACGGAGATCATCGTGGGCAACGCGCCCATCGAGCTCAGCGGCGTCGCCGGTGGCCTGCAGCAGTCGGCGATGCAGGTCGGCGGCGCGCTCGGCACCGCGATCCTCGGCGCCATCATGGCCGCCGAGATCTCCAGCAAGCTGCCCGGCTACCTCGGCCCTGCGGCCGAGGGCATCCCGGCCGCGCAGATGTCGCTGCTGGAGAAGGCCGCCGCGTTCGGCGGGCTGCCCGCCGACACGCCCCAGCAGCTCAAGGCGATGGTCGGCCCGGCCGTGAACAGCGCGTTCATGGACGGCATGCACCTGGCGTTCCTGGTGAGCACCGGCATCGCGCTGCTCACCGCCGCGCTGACGCTGTTCGTCAAGGCCGGCCGCAAGACGGAGGGCGCTCCCGTCCACGCCGGCTGA